The following are from one region of the Vitis riparia cultivar Riparia Gloire de Montpellier isolate 1030 chromosome 14, EGFV_Vit.rip_1.0, whole genome shotgun sequence genome:
- the LOC117930434 gene encoding DELLA protein GAI-like: MKRDLLDGCGGGGGGGGGGGGGKGEEGSSMVSAKGKMWDDGQQQDAGMDELLAVLGYNVRSSDMVDVAQKLEQLEMVMGNAQEDGISHLSSGTVHYNPSDLSGWVQSMLTELNPPSSAFASSSQQTPIDDPLLAPSESSTITTLDFSGSRQQSEHQSRIYNDNSDYDLSAIPGVAVYRRPDQQGDGEKSSKRMKTASSSSSSSTQQVQENGLASVAESTRPVVVVDSQETGVRLVHTLMACADAVQQDNMKLADALVKHIGLLAASQAGAMRKVATYFAEALARRIYRIYPQDSLESSYSDILQMHFYEACPYLKFAHFTANQAILEAFAGANRVHVIDFGLKQGMQWPALMQALALRPGGPPAFRLTGIGPPQPDNTDALQQVGWKLAQLAETIGVEFEFRGFVANSLADLEPSMLQIRPPEVEAVAVNSVLELHRLLARSGAIEKVLSSIKAMKPKIVTVVEQEASHNGPVFLDRFTEALHYYSNLFDSLEGCGVSPPSSQDLMMSEIYLGRQICNVVACEGAERVERHETLSQWRSRMGSAGFDPVHLGSNAFKQASMLLALFAGGDGYRVEENNGCLMLGWHTRPLIATSAWQLNSNFNPTSTSASTSAHSQ, encoded by the coding sequence ATGAAGAGAGACCTCCTAGACGGTTGTGGGGGAGGGGGCGGCGGCGgaggcggcggcggcggcggcaaAGGTGAAGAGGGGTCGTCTATGGTCTCTGCAAAGGGGAAGATGTGGGACGATGGGCAGCAGCAAGATGCGGGCATGGACGAGCTCTTGGCTGTTTTGGGTTACAATGTTCGGTCGTCGGACATGGTGGACGTGGCTCAGAAGCTGGAGCAGCTTGAGATGGTTATGGGTAACGCTCAGGAGGATGGGATTTCTCATCTCTCCTCTGGGACTGTTCATTATAACCCCTCCGATCTTTCCGGTTGGGTTCAGTCCATGCTTACTGAGCTCAATCCTCCCTCCTCTGCTTTCGCTTCCTCCTCACAGCAAACCCCCATCGACGATCCTCTCCTTGCTCCCTCCGAGTCCTCTACTATCACCACCCTTGATTTCTCCGGCTCGCGGCAGCAGTCGGAGCACCAGTCTCGCATCTATAACGACAACTCCGACTACGATCTCAGTGCGATTCCGGGCGTCGCCGTGTATCGGCGACCGGACCAACAGGGGGATGGGGAGAAGAGCAGCAAGCGGATGAAAACGGCGTCGTCGTCGTCTTCGTCATCGACGCAACAAGTACAGGAGAATGGGTTGGCGAGTGTCGCCGAGTCGACTCGGCCGGTTGTAGTGGTGGACTCGCAGGAAACGGGTGTGCGACTGGTTCACACCTTGATGGCTTGTGCAGACGCGGTTCAACAGGACAATATGAAGTTGGCAGATGCACTGGTGAAGCACATAGGCCTGCTGGCGGCGTCCCAAGCTGGCGCTATGAGAAAGGTCGCCACCTACTTCGCAGAAGCTCTGGCTCGTCGAATCTACAGAATCTACCCTCAAGACTCTCTGGAATCGTCCTACTCGGATATTCTCCAGATGCACTTCTATGAGGCCTGCCCCTACCTCAAATTCGCCCACTTCACAGCCAATCAAGCCATCCTCGAGGCCTTCGCCGGCGCCAACAGAGTTCATGTCATCGATTTCGGCCTGAAACAGGGGATGCAATGGCCGGCTCTTATGCAGGCCCTAGCATTGCGCCCTGGTGGCCCACCGGCATTTCGACTCACTGGAATTGGCCCTCCGCAGCCGGACAATACCGACGCGTTGCAGCAAGTGGGATGGAAGCTGGCCCAATTGGCTGAGACCATAGGCGTTGAGTTCGAATTCAGGGGATTCGTGGCGAACAGCTTGGCGGATCTGGAGCCATCCATGCTCCAAATCCGGCCGCCAGAGGTGGAGGCCGTGGCGGTGAACTCCGTGCTGGAGCTGCATCGCCTGCTGGCTCGATCGGGGGCCATCGAGAAGGTGTTGTCGTCTATCAAAGCCATGAAGCCGAAAATCGTGACGGTGGTGGAGCAAGAGGCGAGCCACAACGGGCCGGTGTTTCTGGACAGATTCACGGAGGCGCTGCACTACTACTCGAACCTGTTCGACTCACTGGAAGGGTGCGGGGTTTCGCCACCGAGTAGCCAAGACCTGATGATGTCGGAGATATACCTGGGGCGGCAGATATGCAACGTGGTGGCGTGTGAAGGAGCGGAGCGGGTTGAGAGGCACGAGACACTGAGTCAGTGGAGGAGTCGGATGGGGTCAGCAGGGTTCGACCCGGTTCACTTGGGCTCCAACGCCTTCAAGCAGGCGAGCATGCTGTTGGCTTTATTCGCGGGTGGCGACGGGTACAGAGTGGAAGAAAATAATGGGTGTCTGATGCTTGGCTGGCACACTCGTCCCCTCATCGCCACCTCCGCATGGCAACTCAACTCCAACTTCAACCCCACCTCCACCTCTGCCTCCACCTCTGCTCATTCTCAGTGA